Part of the Yersinia hibernica genome, TAAAAACCTCCAGAATTGTTTACAACGAATGGATTAACCAAGAATCATTAGTCGCAATCATAGACCAAGCACTAAACCATTATGTGATCCTTATCAAATAACTTTCATTCGATAGTCATTTATACTTCAAACGAAAGTTTATTTAGTGGGCAGAGCCTGATGAACCTAAGACAGCAAACCATTTTACAGTTAGTGAATGACCGCAAGCGGGTGAGTGTCAGTGAGTTAGCACAAGCCACCGAGGTGTCCGAGGTCACTATTCGCCAAGACCTCAATGTGCTGGCAAAGCGGGGCTTACTCAAGCGGGTGCATGGCTCGGCTATCGCCCTTGAGAGTGAAGATATTGATGTCCGCATGATGCGCCATTTTGCCATCAAGCAAAAACTGGCCAATTATGCCGCCTCACTGGTCAAGGACGGCGAAACCCTATTTATTGAAAGTGGTAGCAGCAATGCGCTACTGGCCCACCAGTTGGCACAGCGCCCTGGCATCACACTGGTGACCGTCAGCGGCTATATTGCTCGACAATTAAAAAACTCTGCCTGCGAAGTCATTTTACTGGGGGGGATTTATCAGAAGAAAAGTGACAGCATGGTTGGCCCTCTGACACAATTGTGTTTGCGTCATGTCAATTTCAGTAAGGCTTTTATTGGTATTGATGGCTATCAAGTAGACACCGGATTCACCGGGCGCGACATGCTGCGCGCCGATGTTATCAACAGTGTATTGGCTAAAGGTAGCGAAAATATCATTCTGGCTGATGCCTCAAAATTTGGGCAGGTACATCAAAACTTACTTGCCCCGACCTCTGGTGTCAGCCGAGTGATAACCGATAGCCGCTTGCCGGCCTACTACCAACAACAACTCACAGCCCAAGGTGTTAAAGTCGATATTATAAGCGAATAATCAGTAATTTACCCTTAGTGCAACAACGTTGCTGGAGTGATAATCGTGGCAGAAATAACCTTTACTCGTGAACAAACACAGCGCATGACATACAAACTGCAGCGCTATCTGGAGCACGAACACCATATCGAGCTGGAAGACTTTGATGCGGAATTTTTACTGCAATTCATCAGCCGCGAATTAGGCGCGCATTTCTACAATCAGGGCATCAATGATGCCATCACACAAATCGAAGCAAAAATGCTCGATATCAGTGACGCCATCTTATGGCTGGAAAAACCCGTGCAAGACTGAGCACGGGGTTGTCACCCCTGGCCATTATTGGCCGTAATAGGCATTTTTGCCGTGTTTACGCAGGTAGTGTTTGTCCAACAATTGTGGCTGCATAGTGCCCAGTTGCGGGTTCAACTGGCGAGAGAAAATCCCCATGTAAGCCAGTTCTTCTAATACCACCGCATTGTGGACGGCATTGTCAGCACTGGTTCCCCACGCAAATGGCCCGTGCGAATTGACTAAAACAGCGGGCACATCCTCAGGTTTAAGCCCCCGTTTATCGAATGTTTCGACAATCACATTGCCGGTTTCCCACTCATAACGGCCCGCGATTTCCTCGGCTGTCATCAGCCGGGTGCAAGGAATGGTGCCATAGAAATAATCAGCATGCGTGGTCCCCCAGGCGGGCAAATCCAGCCCGGCCTGCGCCCAGATAGTGGCATGGCGCGAATGGGTATGAACAATACCACCAATTTGTGGGAAATTAAGATAAAGCACCCGATGAGTATCAGTGTCCGATGACGGTTTTTTACTGCCCTCCACCACTTTGCCGGTTGCCAACTCGACCACCACCATGTCCTCCACGGTCATGACATCATATTCCACCCCCGAGGGTTTAATCACCATCAGCCCACTTTGCCGGTCGACGGCACTGACATTGCCCCAGGTGAAGGTGACCAGATTGTGGCGCGGTAGAGCCAGATTAGCAGCCAGCACTTGCTGCTTCAGTGGGTTGAGCATGATCGTATCCTGAATAACTGAATTTGTCCCATTTTCAGCGCGTCAGGTGAGAACCGGTATGGGCGAAATAGCTATAAACTGCGTGCAGATCAGCTAGAAAGTGCAGTCTGAGAGATGGGCAATCGGTGTCGCCGAGCTTTGTTGCGCATAGACAATGAGTTAATTCGGCTTTTAGCCTCAGATAAAACTTAATTCCGCCCCTGCGCTGAGTAAATTAAGACTATTTACCTATTAAATGTTTTACGGATATTTATACTGGTTTACAGCGGCAACAAAACCCATTTTTAGCATTAATTCTAAATTAAAGTCTAAATGCCACTTTTTATTCCAAACACTAACTTAACAAGACTTCGGCTAAAATTGATACAATGTCTATACTTAGTAAGGCAAGATAACTTTGATACGGATAATTCAGTAGCTATCACCTGCTCATCTGTATATAGCCACAGTCTGGAGAATGATGATGATAATCAATAAACGCTTTGCTACTGCCGCACTGGCACTGACTCTGACTTTATCTCTGTCTGCATGTTCTAACATGTCCAAACGTGACCGTAACACCGCAATTGGTGCCGGGGCCGGCGCTGTTGGTGGGGCGGTATTGACTGGCAGTACCCTAGGGACGTTAGGGGGTGCGGCGATTGGTGGGGTTATTGGCCATCAGGTTGGTAAATAACTTTTATCCTTTGTTCTTGAAACTGTAGCATTGTTGGCGGCTCTCAGGCACCCGGATCACTGAACCCCCTCAGCTCATCGGGATTTCTTCGTTTGCCGCCTAGCTACAGCCCCAATAACGTCGGATAATCTCTTTTGTGCTTGAAACGGAAGGTTATTTTCACCCTCCCGCCAGCTTCACTTGCATCCCTTTGGCTTCGAGCAGTTGCTTGAGAAGGTCCCGTTTATCCCCTTGAATCTCAATGATGCCGTCTTTCACCGCCCCACCGCAGCCACACTTCTTCTTCAACTCTGCCGCCAGTTTCTCCAGCATTTCATCACTGCCATCAATCCCGGTAATCAGACTCACACCTTTTCCCTTGCGGCCACTGGTCTGGCGCTGGATTCGAACAATACCATCACCCTTAGGTCGCTGTGGTTTTACCTCAGCCTCCGTGATACGGCCAGTATCAGTTGAATACACCAAACGGCTATTATCCTGGCTCATGATGCCCCCTGAGTCAGGGAGGCGCGAATGTCAGTCAGCGTTTTTTCCGGATCAGGGGATTGGGTGATCGGGCGCCCTATCACCATATAATCCACGCCAACACTAAGCGCTTGTTCTGGCGTCATAATTCGGCGCTGGTCACCCGCCTCGCTACCTTCAGGGCGAATCCCCGGCGTCACCAACTTGAAATCCTCGCCACACACCTGTTTCAAGCGCACAGCTTCATGGGCTGAACACACCACACCATCCAAGCCACAATCCCAAGTCAGTTTCGCCAACCGCTCAGCTTGCTCTGCGGGGGTGATGTTAATACCAATATCACGTAAATCTTCACCATCCATGCTGGTCAGCACCGTGACGGCAATCAGCAAAGGGGCTTGCTGACCGTAAGGTAATAAAGCCTCTTTGGCCGCAGTCATCATGCGCGCCCCACCACTGGCATGGACATTCACCATCCACACCCCAAGCTCGGCCGCCGCTGCAACAGCGCGGGCCGTGGTATTGGGAATATCGTGGAATTTCAAATCAAGGAAAATCTCAAAGCCGCGCTGTTGCAGGTCACGAACCAATTGCGGGCCATATAAGGTGAACATCTCTTTGCCCACTTTTAGCCGGCAATCATGCGGATTAACACGATCAGCAAAGGCTAGCGCCGCGTCTTTATTGGCATAATCCAGTGCAACCACGATCGGGGAAGATATTGAGCCACTGTTATTAGTGTGAGTTGCAGACGTCATTTTCAAGCCTTTTTCAGTCAGTTAGTCATGATAACCACGACATTCTACAGGGTGTAACACTGAAATTACAGCATTCGGGCTGCACCGCGATGTGCCCCTATTTGTCAAAGTTTGCTTGGCTAGGTCAATTCAGGTCAAGCCAATCGCCAGCCCATAACCGCCATTAAGTAAAAAAGCTTCAAGAAACGTAAAATATCAATCAAATAATTTGATTATATCGCTCAGTTTTTTGTGATTTTATTTAAATAACCATACCGTATCATACACTCCATCGCAGACAACGAATGTCTAAATAATGATTTAAATAATAATTTATTATTCAAATCATAAACATGAAACTGGAGTTCTTAATGAAAAATATTAAATATATTATCCCTGCATTGGCACTGTCTTTCGCTTCATTCGCCAGCGTTGCCGCAACACAAATTCAGCATGCGCCCGCTACAGGAGCCAATGAAATTGGCATCATCTCCGCCAGTAATGCAGGAACATTGACCGAATTAGAGCATGCATTGGCTAAAAAAGCAGACCAAGCCGGTGCCACATCATTCCTGATTACCTCTACAACCGGTAATAATAAATTGCACGGTACCGCCATCATTTATCGCTAAGCTAGCGCTTCACCTTGGCTATCTCCGGGCTTGCAGCACTAACGGCAAGCCCGCAATCTATTTCTCCTGCTGCTGACAATGACCATCCCTCTCACTGTTTCCCCCTGTCGTGCAGTAGCTCGCGCGCCGGAAAACTGAGGATCAGATGCGCGATGACACCACCGACTACCCCCCAGAACGCGGAGCCAACGCCCAACAGTGTTACACCACTGGCGGTTATCAGAAATGTGATAATCGCGGCATCACGCTGGCGTTCATTTTCCAGTGCGCGATACATGCTGCCAGCAATGGTGCCGAGCAGTGCCAGCCCAGCAATAGTGTGGATCAGCGCCAGCGGCAGTGCGCTAAAGAGCATGCCGATAGAGCCGCCGAACACCCCTGCGACCAAATAAAAAAAACCTGCGGCCACCGCCGCCATATAGCGTTTTTTCGGGTCAGGATGAATATCTTCGCCCATACAGATTGCCGCAGTAATGGCAGCAATGCAGATAGTAAATCCGCCGAATGGCGCCAAAACGAGCGCGGTCAGTGCAGTCCATGAAATCAGGGGAGAAACCGGTAAATGATAGCCATGCGCTTTCAATGTGGCGATGCCCGGCGCATTTTGCGAGGCCATGGTCACGATGAAAAATGGCACCCCGATACCAAGAACAGTTGCGAGTGTGAAATGCGGCATCACAAATGTGGGGGTGGCAACGGTCAATGTCTGGCCATGTAGCGCAATATCGCCCTGAGCCCCTGCCACCAGCAGCCCGGCGGCCAAGGCAAGCACAATCGCATAGCGCGTTAACAGGCGTTTTGCCAGTAAGTATACCAAGCACATGGTACTGACCAGGGCAAAATGACTTGATAGCGAAGTAAAGGCATCCAGACCGAAGCGCAGTAAAATCCCCGCCAACATCGCCGCTGACAGTGCCTGGGGAATATAATGCATCAGTCTGGCAAATAAGCCTGTCACGCCACATAACAAGATAAGCCCAGTGGCAAACACAAAAACCCCCACGGCCTCATTGAGCGGCGTACCGGGCAAACTGGTGACCAACAGTGCCGCGCCGGGCGTTGACCAGGCGGTGACCACCGGCGTGCGGTAATAGAGTGATAAGCCAATGCTGGTCACCCCCATGCCTAGCCCCAGCATACTCAGCCAGCCGCCGATTTGCGCCACACTGGCCCCCGCCGCCGCTGCCGCCTGAAAGATTATTGCCGCCGAACTGGTATAACCGACCAAAACGGCGACGAATCCGGCGATAACCGCCGAAAAAGTTAAATCTGATAAACGCAAATGCAATGCCATCGGGGAAAATCCTTCTGATTATTGGCTGCAGGCGGTATGCTAATGTGCGTTATAGCGCACAAACAGTCACTCAACATAGCACTGTGCGTTATAGCGCACAATGAAAATCGCAAACCGGGTTTCCAAAGGAGTCAAAATGCAAGAACTCACCCGCCATATTGGCAGTCAGTTGAAAGCCGTTCGGCGTGAACGGGGCTGGAGTTTGAGCCAGACGGCAGCACAGACTGGCGTCAGTAAGGCGATGCTGGGGCAAATTGAGCGCGGCGAATCCAGCCCTACCGTGGCGACACTGTGGAAAATTGCCAGCGGTCTGAATGTCTCTTTTTCGCAGTTCCTTGAAACGCCCCCGGCACAATCTGCGGCGCTGCACCGCCACGGTTTATTGACCACATTCAACAGCGAAAGCGCGGGAATGCGCGTTGTGCCGCTCTTTCCTTATGACGCAACACTGCGTATGGATATGTTTGTTATTGACTTAGAACCGGGGGGATGCAGCGAATCCGCGCCGCACGAAGCGGGGGTTATTGAGCATGTCATCGTGATTGATGGTGAACTGGTGCTGACCGTCGCTGGCGTCACCCGCACACTTAGCGCCGGCGAGGCGCTACGTTTTGCCGCCGATTGCCCGCATGCATATCGCAATGAAAGCAGTAATTCGGTGCGTTTTCACGATTTGATACATTACCCACACAATCGTCCGTAACCGGCATTTATCGCCATAAATTGGCGATAGAGATATTACCTGCCAATTTATGAGCTGGTTTCACCACCAGCTAATGTGAATTTTTTGTGACAGTTGTGTTATCCCCTAGACAGTTTCGCTTAGCTCGCTTAGCTTGGTATTTTCCCCTAAGTTGAAGGTTATATGATGAGCGAAATATCTACCTTAACCATTAAAATCCCTCTGGAATTAAAAGAGAAAGTGAAAGCCGCCGCCTTAGAAAAACAGTTTTCTCTGAGTACCGAAGTCTGCGAAAGATTAGAAAAAAGCTTTGCGGTTGAGGTTAAAAACAGTAAAAGCAGCCGTAAAGATGCCAAACTGCATCACAGCGAGATTGATAACCAAGGGGTAGAAGAGATTTCAGAGCTGCCGTTGAGCCAGAAAGAGTTGAAAAAACTGCGCCAATTACTGAAAGCACCGCAGAAGAAAAAGTAGATTATTGGATCAAAATGCACCGTCTGGCCGTCGGGTGAGTCAATTCACCCGATAGCGCTAATTATCGCGCAAATTATTGCCAGCCTAACTATTGCCCGTCTAACCCTCTGATTGGCTTAACGGATGCCCACGCACGGCATGATGGGCAATGCCAGTAGAGTGAGTGCGCGGTAAAACCACATTTATGGCAGCGATAACGCGGTTTGGTGCGAATTTGCTCCCCGACCATATCGCGCAGCAACAGCAAACTCTCTTTCGCCCGCCCTTCTTCTGCATCAGCCAGGTGATAGTCCATCAATCGATAGAAAACACGCATGGTTGGATGGCGCTGTAACTGGCGATTAATATAGGTTTGTGCCACATCGCGGCCTTCATGCTGCTCAAGAATTTCTGCCAACATCAGTTCAGCCGTCGCGCCGGTATTATCTTCAACACAGCGTTTGAGGAAATTCGCCCAGGCATCAGGTTGTTGTAGATGCTGGTAGCACTCACTCAGCATCGGCAATGCTTCGCTCACCACTTCTTTATCTTGCTCTAACACCCGCTCTAGCGCGTCGACACCTTTGGCATACTCACCCTTGGCCAAATACACCCGGCCTTGCATGATAGACACTCGCGCGCACTGTTTATCGGCGGAGGCCGCTTTCTTCAACAGATTCATCGCCTTATCGAGGTCATCACTGCCC contains:
- a CDS encoding DNA-binding transcriptional regulator YciT encodes the protein MNLRQQTILQLVNDRKRVSVSELAQATEVSEVTIRQDLNVLAKRGLLKRVHGSAIALESEDIDVRMMRHFAIKQKLANYAASLVKDGETLFIESGSSNALLAHQLAQRPGITLVTVSGYIARQLKNSACEVILLGGIYQKKSDSMVGPLTQLCLRHVNFSKAFIGIDGYQVDTGFTGRDMLRADVINSVLAKGSENIILADASKFGQVHQNLLAPTSGVSRVITDSRLPAYYQQQLTAQGVKVDIISE
- a CDS encoding DUF2164 domain-containing protein, which gives rise to MAEITFTREQTQRMTYKLQRYLEHEHHIELEDFDAEFLLQFISRELGAHFYNQGINDAITQIEAKMLDISDAILWLEKPVQD
- the araD gene encoding L-ribulose-5-phosphate 4-epimerase, giving the protein MLNPLKQQVLAANLALPRHNLVTFTWGNVSAVDRQSGLMVIKPSGVEYDVMTVEDMVVVELATGKVVEGSKKPSSDTDTHRVLYLNFPQIGGIVHTHSRHATIWAQAGLDLPAWGTTHADYFYGTIPCTRLMTAEEIAGRYEWETGNVIVETFDKRGLKPEDVPAVLVNSHGPFAWGTSADNAVHNAVVLEELAYMGIFSRQLNPQLGTMQPQLLDKHYLRKHGKNAYYGQ
- the osmB gene encoding osmotically-inducible lipoprotein OsmB, producing the protein MMIINKRFATAALALTLTLSLSACSNMSKRDRNTAIGAGAGAVGGAVLTGSTLGTLGGAAIGGVIGHQVGK
- the yciH gene encoding stress response translation initiation inhibitor YciH; the encoded protein is MSQDNSRLVYSTDTGRITEAEVKPQRPKGDGIVRIQRQTSGRKGKGVSLITGIDGSDEMLEKLAAELKKKCGCGGAVKDGIIEIQGDKRDLLKQLLEAKGMQVKLAGG
- the pyrF gene encoding orotidine-5'-phosphate decarboxylase, with amino-acid sequence MTSATHTNNSGSISSPIVVALDYANKDAALAFADRVNPHDCRLKVGKEMFTLYGPQLVRDLQQRGFEIFLDLKFHDIPNTTARAVAAAAELGVWMVNVHASGGARMMTAAKEALLPYGQQAPLLIAVTVLTSMDGEDLRDIGINITPAEQAERLAKLTWDCGLDGVVCSAHEAVRLKQVCGEDFKLVTPGIRPEGSEAGDQRRIMTPEQALSVGVDYMVIGRPITQSPDPEKTLTDIRASLTQGAS
- the bhsA gene encoding multiple stress resistance protein BhsA, yielding MKNIKYIIPALALSFASFASVAATQIQHAPATGANEIGIISASNAGTLTELEHALAKKADQAGATSFLITSTTGNNKLHGTAIIYR
- a CDS encoding benzoate/H(+) symporter BenE family transporter translates to MALHLRLSDLTFSAVIAGFVAVLVGYTSSAAIIFQAAAAAGASVAQIGGWLSMLGLGMGVTSIGLSLYYRTPVVTAWSTPGAALLVTSLPGTPLNEAVGVFVFATGLILLCGVTGLFARLMHYIPQALSAAMLAGILLRFGLDAFTSLSSHFALVSTMCLVYLLAKRLLTRYAIVLALAAGLLVAGAQGDIALHGQTLTVATPTFVMPHFTLATVLGIGVPFFIVTMASQNAPGIATLKAHGYHLPVSPLISWTALTALVLAPFGGFTICIAAITAAICMGEDIHPDPKKRYMAAVAAGFFYLVAGVFGGSIGMLFSALPLALIHTIAGLALLGTIAGSMYRALENERQRDAAIITFLITASGVTLLGVGSAFWGVVGGVIAHLILSFPARELLHDRGKQ
- a CDS encoding helix-turn-helix domain-containing protein — translated: MQELTRHIGSQLKAVRRERGWSLSQTAAQTGVSKAMLGQIERGESSPTVATLWKIASGLNVSFSQFLETPPAQSAALHRHGLLTTFNSESAGMRVVPLFPYDATLRMDMFVIDLEPGGCSESAPHEAGVIEHVIVIDGELVLTVAGVTRTLSAGEALRFAADCPHAYRNESSNSVRFHDLIHYPHNRP
- the lapB gene encoding lipopolysaccharide assembly protein LapB — its product is MLEMLFLLLPVAAAYGWYMGRRSAQQDKQQDANRLSREYVAGVNFLLSNQQDKAVDLFLEMLKEDSSTVEAHLTLGNLFRSRGEVDRAIRIHQALMESASLTFEQRLLAVQQLGRDYMAAGLYDRAEDMFNQLVEEQDFRLGALQQLLVIYQATSDWNNAIEVAEKLVKMGKDNQRLEIAHFYCELALQAMGSDDLDKAMNLLKKAASADKQCARVSIMQGRVYLAKGEYAKGVDALERVLEQDKEVVSEALPMLSECYQHLQQPDAWANFLKRCVEDNTGATAELMLAEILEQHEGRDVAQTYINRQLQRHPTMRVFYRLMDYHLADAEEGRAKESLLLLRDMVGEQIRTKPRYRCHKCGFTAHSLYWHCPSCRAWASVKPIRGLDGQ